TTGGGCCATTCGTTGGCCCACTCGTCGCCGCCGAGGTTGGTGCGGTTCTCGTCCGGAGCCAGCCGGCGGAAGCTGTTATCCAGCACTCCGTAGAGGGCGGCGTTGGCCGTGTTGACCCGGACGTCCTTGGCGGCCGCCTGGAAGACCAGTGGGCCGAGTTCGCGGACCACCGCCACCGGGTCCATCTGCTGCCAGAAGAGGTGCGAAGCATCCAGCTCCACACCCACGTGCGTGGCGCCGGTCAGCTCGATGAGCTTGTAGACGTCCGCGGTGTTGAAGACGATGTTTTGCGGGTGCAGTTCAAGGGCAACCTTGACGCCGTGGTCCGCCGCGAGCCGGTCGGTTTCCTTCCAAAACTCCGCCGCCACGTCCCATTGGTAGTCCAATACGTCCAGCGCTGCGGAATTCCACGCGTTGACCACCCAGTTGGTCACGGTCGCACCGGGCTCGCCGCCGGGCAGGCCGGACATGGTCACCACGCGGTTCTGTCCCAGCCGGTGCGCCAGCCGGATGGAGCGGCGGATATCCTCGGCATGCTTTTCGCCGATCTCCCGCTTGGGGTGCAGCGGGTTGCCGTTGCAGTTCAGGCCGGCGATCGAAACCCCCGTCCCCTCGAAGACAGCCAGGTAGTCGTCCCGGGCGGCGTCGCTGGTGAGGATGTCATCAAAGGTGGGCACGTGGACAGCGGGCAGGAAGCCGCCGGTGTTGATTTCGATGCCCGTCAGGCCCAGGTCCGCGATGACCTTGAGGGCCTCGGGCAGCGGCCGGTCGTGCAGGATTGCGTTGTAGACGCCGAGTTTCATAGCGTGACCTTCTTCCCGTGGTTCAGGGCCGATTCGCTGACGGCGCCCAGCAGTTCCATGTTGCGGACGCCCTCGTCGAAGGTGGCGCAGCGGGGAAGCGACTCGGCTTCGCTGAGGCCGGCCACTTCCTCAAGGAACGCGCGGGCCTGGTAGCCAAAGGCGTCGTTCTGGCCGAAACCCACTTCAGGGGCATCCATGGCCAGGCCGCCGGAAATGTACGGGTGGCCCGGACCGAGGATGACCTGGCGGTACCCGTTTTCGTTGCCGGAGCCGTCGTTGAGGAACAGTTGGATTTCAGCAGGGCGGCGCTGGTCGAATTTGGCCGCTCCGTTCTCGCAGAACACTTCGAAGTTCAGGCTGTTGGCATGCCCGGCCGCAACCCGGGAGACCTCGAAGCTGCCCGCGCCGTTTTCGAACTCGGCGGAAAATGCTGCGTAGTCATCGTTCTCCACAGCCTCAAAAATGTCGCTGACGGCTGCATGATCGTGTCCCATGACGGCACCCAGCGGCAGGGGCCGTTTGCCGATGACTGTGCTGAGCCGGCCACCGGTGACTGACTGGATGTCCCCGCAGAGGAACTCGGCAACGTATGCCAGGTGGCTTCCGACGTCGGCCAGCGCACCCGAGCCGGGGCCGCCCTTGTAGCGCCAACTCATGGGTGCGGACGGGCTGAACCCGTAGTCGGTCCAGTACCGGCCGCTGAAGTGCAGGACGTTGCCCAGGACACCGGTGCGGATGAGATCGCGGATATAGGCGATGCCCGGCGTGCGGCGGAAGGTGAACCCGATGCGCGCAATGGAACTGGCATTGCGGGCGGCCTCCGCCATGGCGCGGGCGTCGTCGAGTGAATCACTGAGCGGCTTCTCGCACAACACGTGCTTGCCGGCGGCCAGCAGGCCCTCCACGACTTCGCGGTGCAGGGAGTTCGCAATGACCACGCTGACCACGTCGATGTCGTCAGCCTCAGCGATGGCCTGCCAGGAGGTGTCGTGGCGCTCGTAGCCAAAGCGGCGGGCAGCCAGCGAGCCGAACTCGGCATTCACGTCACCAATGGAGACCAGTCGCACCTCGGGGAGGACCGGGCTGTAGAGGGTGGACGCTGTCCGGTAGGCCGCCGCATGGGCCTTGCCGGCCATTCCGGCGCCGATGACTGCGACGCCAAGGCTTTCAGCCATTGATTTCTCCTTTGAAATTCAGCCGTGGCGGGACGTCCAACGGCTTTTTGTAGCGCTACAATTTTGTAGGCTGACTCGAGCGTAGTCATGTCTATATGTCCTGTCAATCATTCTTTGAGGTTCACGAAGAACAGAAAGGTGGCCGCGATGGCACCCCCTAATGCCCAGGCTCGGCGCCCAACGCTGTACGACGTGGCGAAGCTGGCGGGTGTTTCGCCGTCGTTGGTGTCATTGGTGCTGCAGAATCCGGACAGGGTGAGTGAGAAGCGCCGCGCGGCCGTGCGCAGCGCCATAGCTGAGCTCGGCTACCGGCCCAGCAGGGCCGCCACCGCCCTG
The window above is part of the Pseudarthrobacter sp. IC2-21 genome. Proteins encoded here:
- a CDS encoding Gfo/Idh/MocA family oxidoreductase encodes the protein MAESLGVAVIGAGMAGKAHAAAYRTASTLYSPVLPEVRLVSIGDVNAEFGSLAARRFGYERHDTSWQAIAEADDIDVVSVVIANSLHREVVEGLLAAGKHVLCEKPLSDSLDDARAMAEAARNASSIARIGFTFRRTPGIAYIRDLIRTGVLGNVLHFSGRYWTDYGFSPSAPMSWRYKGGPGSGALADVGSHLAYVAEFLCGDIQSVTGGRLSTVIGKRPLPLGAVMGHDHAAVSDIFEAVENDDYAAFSAEFENGAGSFEVSRVAAGHANSLNFEVFCENGAAKFDQRRPAEIQLFLNDGSGNENGYRQVILGPGHPYISGGLAMDAPEVGFGQNDAFGYQARAFLEEVAGLSEAESLPRCATFDEGVRNMELLGAVSESALNHGKKVTL
- a CDS encoding sugar phosphate isomerase/epimerase, whose protein sequence is MKLGVYNAILHDRPLPEALKVIADLGLTGIEINTGGFLPAVHVPTFDDILTSDAARDDYLAVFEGTGVSIAGLNCNGNPLHPKREIGEKHAEDIRRSIRLAHRLGQNRVVTMSGLPGGEPGATVTNWVVNAWNSAALDVLDYQWDVAAEFWKETDRLAADHGVKVALELHPQNIVFNTADVYKLIELTGATHVGVELDASHLFWQQMDPVAVVRELGPLVFQAAAKDVRVNTANAALYGVLDNSFRRLAPDENRTNLGGDEWANEWPKNSAWDFVALGRGHNTAFWTEFLRALHEVDPNMLVNIEHEDTSLGRIEGLQVAAKVLLDADAALAASLNPTA